GTGCCCTACACGGCGAATGACATCATCGGCGACGGCGACGCGCTCCTGGAGCCAGGCGAACTGAAGCTGGTCGTGATTCAGATCTCCGACATCAACCCCGCGCCCACGATCACCGCCAACAGCCGCTGGACGCTGGAGTTGCAGACCCCGGTGGGCGCCGTCATCGACCTCACCCGGTCGATGCCCGGCGAGCTTGCGGACGTGATGCAGCTGCACTAAAAAGCCACCCACAAGGGCAGAGACGAAGGGCCGGGCACCAGCCGGCCCTTCTGCATGCCTCGCTCCATGCCTGGCATGTATTTCATTTGTGAAAGGCGCTCCTGCGAGTGACTTGCAGGGCGGCGCAGACCGGGTATTATGTCCGAAACACTTCTCCGGCGAAACCTGTCGGAACTGTGACATCTCGATGCTCCCGCCAGCCGTCCGACGCTTGCTGTTACGCATACCCGAGGCGCGGCCCTTGGCCGCCTTCCTGGTGCCGCCCTACGAAGACGGTTGCCGCCTCACGCTGAGGCGACTCCTCAACCTGTACAGGGTGCGCTGGCAGTACAGCCGCCGCAGCCTCAAACTCCGCGGTTACCCCCTGATCCTCACCGTCGAAGCGACAAACGTGTGCAACCTGCGTTGCCCGGCCTGCTTTACGGGCGCCGGCGAAGTCGGGCGCACGCGCTCGTTCCTGCCGATGGACCAGTACCGCGCGCTCCTGCGCGAGCTAGGGCCATACGCGTTCCGGGTCGAGTTCTACAACTGGGGCGAGCCTCTCCTCAACAAGGACGTCTTCGAGATGGTCCGTGAAGCAAAGCGATACGGCGCTTCGACGGTCATCAGCACGAACTTCAGCGTGCCTTTCGACGCGGAGCGGGCCGAGCGCCTGGTGGAGGCCGGCCTGGACGTGCTCGGCGTCTCGCTGGACGGCGCCACTCAGGAGACGTACGAGAAGTACCGCGTTCGCGGCGACATCAGGCGTGTCCTCGAAAACTGCCGCCTGGTGCGGGACGCCAAGCGCAGGCTCGGCTCGGTCAAGCCGCGTCTGGTCTGGGAATACCACGTATTCGAGCACAACGTGCACGAGACCGAGGAGGCAAAGCGCCTCGCCGCCGAACTCGAAATGGACATCTCGATCGACAAGGGCTGGGTCGTGGGCGATGATTGGGATACCGAAAGCAAGTTCGCCTACTTCGTGAACCCTTCTGCCAGGCCCTGCGACTTCCTCTGGCAGAGGGCCATCGTGCAGAACGACGGCGGCGTCGCGCCCTGCTGCGGCACCTTCTACAAGGAAGACGACTTCGGCAGCATCTGGGAAGGGGACGGGGGGAATCGCCGGTTCCGGGAAGTGTGGAACAACGAGAGCTTTCAGACCGCTCGGCGGCTGTTTCACCGCCGCGAAGGCGGCGAGGACGCCAGGCGGCTGGTCTGCTACGACTGTCCGGCTACGATCATCTGGGAGAGCTACCAGAAGCACATTGCGGCCGGGAAGGACCCGGCGGCGTTCCAGATCACCTACACGACGAACGACAGCTTCCACTATTTCTTCAACCGCCGACCGGCCAGGTCTGCCCCGCCGATCGCCGAGGGCGATCTTCTCGAAGTCCTCCCGGCTTCCCGGTGAGGGACCGCGCCCGCCATGCCCGGCGCGCTGCCGGGAGCGCGAGACCAGCTTTCCGGCCTTGGCATGGCGGCCGGCATTCTGACTGAGCGTGCGATAGGTCTTGACGCGGCAGCGGATGATGATAACATCATCACCAAACCACCGCGGGAGCAGCACCCCATATGACCCAATCCCTCGTCCGGCCGGGCCGACGGGTTGAGCGGTCGGCCCAGATCAGGGCTGACCTCCTGGCCGCGGCCGAACGCCTGCTGGCCCAGAAGGGCATCGACAGGACGACAATCTCGGACATCACGTCCGAGGCGGGGCTTGGCTTCGGCACCTTCTACAACTACTTCGCATCCAAGGAAGACCTGTATCAGGAGCTGGTGCGCAACGCGCTGCAGATGCTCGTCGAGCGGATCGACACGCGCTGCGCCAGCACGCCCGACCATTACGAGCGCCTGCGGGTCATCGCGGAAGAAGGCGCCGACTTCGCGGCGGACCACTCCGACCTGTTCGTCCTCCTCACCACCAATCCCGACGTGCACGAGGCCACTCACGAAGGCGTCGAAGAGCTCGCAGCGTCCCTCAAGGGTTGGCTGCGTAAGGGTTTCGCGGACGGCGTCTTCCAGGCGGTCGATCCGAACATCGTAGTGAAGGCGATCATCGGCATGTACGCCTTCGTGCTGCGGCCCCTGGCCAGGGATGCCAGCCGCCGCGAGGAAATCAAGGACGCGCTCATCCGCCTCATTCAGGGGGCGGTGATCGGAATACACCACCAGGTACCCCCGGCACCCGGGGTGAAAGGAGCAGGGCAGTGACCACGACTGCAAATGACGTCTACGCTCTCTGGAAGCGCATCGCCGAGGAGCAGCCGGACCTCGACCTCGACCTGAGCTGGCTCGAGGCCCAGACGGAGAAGGGCGTTGCCGCCCGGCCGGGCAAGCACGGCTTGACTGTCGAAGAAATCCAGATCGGCAAGTACGGCGAAATCCCGGACGAGACCAAGAACTACAGCTCGCGGCCACGCGGCGCCGCGCCCTGGCCGGGCGTCGGACGGTTGGGCCTGCGCTGGAACGAGAAAGCCCAGAGCTGGTCCGAGTCCGTGACCCTGCTCTACGAAGAGGCCCAGTCCCGCCAGTGGTCATCGGCCACTGACATCCCCTGGGAGGAGCTCCGCAAGAACCCGCTGCCCGACGACCTCGAGTTGGCGATGGCCCAGCTTTGCACCTTCCTGACGCAGGTGGAGTTCATCGCCGGCGACGTGCCGGGCCGCTGGGTCTCCCACATCAGCCCCGACCACTACGAGACGGCGCTGTTCCTGGGCACTCAGATCATGGACGAGGCCCGCCACATGGACGTGTTCCGCAAGCGCGGTATCTTCGGCGGCGTGGGGATGCTCCAGGCCGGAAACGGCGCCGTGGGCTTCCTGTATGACCAGGACTTCGCCGAGATGACGGCGACGCTGCACATCGTCGCTGAGGGCTTCGTGCAGAGCATCTTCCGCATGGGGGAGCTCATCGGCAAGAACGAGGCGGACAAGCGCATCTTCCGCCTCGCCGCTCAGGACGAAAGCCGCCACGTGGCCTTCGGCGTCATGCACTGCAAGCACCTGCTGGCCACCCAGCCGGAGCGCAAGGAGGAGATCGCGAACTACATCCAGCGCCAGGGCGGCACCGGCGGCGCCTCCATCGCCACCGGCAACACGACCAGCGAGTCGCTGGCAATCCTGCTCGGCGGCGGCAAGCACAACCTGGACGAGGGCTACAAGATGCTCATGGCCGCTCGCGCCAAGCAGTCCAAGGAGCTTGCCCAGCGCCTGAAGGTCGTCGGCCTGACTGAGATGGCAGAGGGCATTCTTGCCCGCCTTGGCCAGCAAGCCGCGGTGCCGGCGTAAAGACCTCGAGAAACGGGACAAGGAACGAAGGAGACGAGGAACGAGGGGGGACGGGACAGGCGGCGCGAACCGTTGGCGGCCTTGTCCCTTGCGCCTGAATCCTTGTTTCTGCTCCGCAGGAGGACTCGATGACCCAACAGCTTGAGCTGCCGGAGAGCCTGGTAAAGGCGGCAGAAGAGAGAAAATGGCCGCTGGACCTCGTACGCCAGGGGCTATCGTCCGGGATACCTGCCGCTCGCATCGAGCAGGTCATCCGGTCCGGCGTCAGCCCGCAGCAGGCGATCGCCATGCTCGCCAACGCCCGCGCCGGCTCCCCCGGGGCCACGCTGCAGGGCCTGCAGGCGAACATCACGCCCGGCAGCGCCGGGCCGCCGCCCCTGGACATGAGCTGGGCCGAAGTGCCGACCGAGCGCGGGTTCTTCCCCCAGATCGGCCCCAACGGCCTCGAGCTCAAGGACGTGGAGCAATCCTCCTATGGCATAGTCCCCGACTACTGGCCGTACGAAAACGACATGCCGCGCGGCTCCTACCTGCCGCCTGACCTGGGGAACACGCCCGCCAGCTACAGCATCTACAAGAAGTCAGAGGTCTGGGCTCCAAGCGCAGCCGCGCTCTACGAAGAGGCGATCCGCGGCCACTGGATCTCCGCGACGGCAATCCCATGGGAGTCGCTGAAGCCGCTGCCCCAGTACGAGGAGCTGGCCATCGACCAGCTCTGCACGAACTGGAGCGAGCAGTCGCACAACGGCCTCGAGTGCGTGTCCAAGTGGCTCGAGGAGATCAGCTACGGCTTCCACGAGGTGAAGCTGTTCCTGGCGACCGTGTGCTTCGACTACGGCCGCCAGACCGAAGCCTTCCGCAAGCGGGCGCTCGCGAATGGCGGCGGTCTGGGCCTGCAGACGCCGGGCGTCTACACGCGCGCCGCCTACTCGGCGATGAAGTTCTCGGAGATGGCCACCATCGTCATGGTCGTCCGGGCGAGCTTCCAGATCACGCTCTGGGACGAGTTCGGCCACCTGCTCGCCCGCACGGATGCGGACCGCAAGCTCTTCGAACTCGCGACGCGCGACCTCAAGCGCCACCTGCAGTACGGCCTCGAGCACCTGCACTACTTCTTGCAGACCGAGCCGCACAAGCGAGGCCAGGTGAAGACCTGGCTGTCCCGCGGTGAGGCGGCGATTGGCGCCGAATGGGGCCGCAACAAGCCCCACAACGAGGCGCTGATGCTCCTGCTGGACTCCGACCCGCGGGCAGCGAAGGCAAAGCTGCGCGGCATCTGGCGACGCCAGGTCGAGGCCTACAAGGCGCAGCTCGAGAGCATCACCATCCGCAACCATGAACTGAACCCGATTCTCGCCAGGCACCTCGAGGAGCCGGTCCTGGCCTGATGCTCTCCCCGAGAAGCTGATCCAGGAGCGGGCCTCTCGGCCCGCTCCTCTGCTCTTCCCAAGCCTCCGGGGCGTCATTGCGAGGGCGAAAGGCCCAAGCAATCTTTGGCGCTCACACGGCGCCGTCCGCGTCCCTACTCAGCCGCCAAGGGTTGCTTCGCCCGTGGGGGGGCTCGCAATGACGTTGGGACGGCCGCAGTGGGCAACCCTAGACGGCGGCGGAGCCAGGTCACGAAGGGCCTTCACGCGGCGTCATTGCGAGGACGAAAGGCCGAAGCAATCTTTGGCAGCTCACACGGTGCCGTCCGCGTCCCCACTCGGCCGCCAAGGGTTGCTTCGCCCGTGGGCTCGCAATGACGTTGGGACGGCCGCAGCGGGCAACCCTAGACGGCGGCGGAGCCAGTCACGAAGGGCCTTCACGCCAGGTCTTCGACACGCGCCGGATGTCATCCGTGCCCAGGCCCTCCCAGAGGGCCCAGTGGGCGTAATCGATGAAGAACTCGAAGAGCCGGTGGTTCACGCTTGTCATGTCGATCGCCCGCGCGGCTTCCCAGGCCAGCTCCTCCGAGGCAGGGTCGTCGTCGGGAAGGGCGCGGCCGTGGATCAGGAATTCCTCGTCGCTGTCGCCAAGGACGGCGTGCATTGCGTACCGGCTGTCGCGCAGCAGGTTCGGGTACTTGGCGGTGTGCTTGGCCACGAAGACGAAGAGTCGCCCGCCGTTAATCAGGGGCGTCGCCGGGTGCACGCGCGGCGCTCCGTCAGCCGCGGTCGTGGCGATGAAAGCGACGCCGCAGCCGAGCAGCGCCTTGCCCCGCGCCGCGATCTCCGGCGCCTGCTTCTCGAACCCGCCCCAGCTCAGCATGCGAAGCCGCATTATAGGACAGCGCTGGCCAGTCGTTTCCAGGGCAGGGCCTGCCCTATCATGGCACTATCTCCTCGGGAGGGAAGGCATTGGCGGAGTACGACCCCGGCTGGCTTGCAGGCAAGGTAGTTCAGGGTACGCCCGATGCGGTAATCGCGGCGGATGGCGACGGCAAGGTCATCCTCTGGAACTCCGGCGCCGAGAGGATCTTCGGCTACACGGCGGCCGAAGCGATCGGCCAGTCGCTGGACCTGATCATCCCAGAGCGCCTGCGCAAGAGACACTGGGACGCCTACCAGGCATCGATGGCGAGCGGCACCACGAAGTACGGGTCGGACGAGCTGCTGGCCGTGCCGGCGGAGCGCAAGGACGGCACCCGCATCTCCATCGAATTCACGATCACTCTGCTCCGCGATGATGCCGGCCGGCTGATCGGCCCCGCGGCCGTCATCCGCGACGTGACCGCCCGCTGGAACGAACAGAACGAGCTCAGGAAACGCCTCAGGGACCTCGAGGCGAAGCTGCCCGCAGCGGTCGAAGGCTCTGCTGCCGCGACCTGACAGTCAGTCGGCGGCAGGCCGCCGCGGCGCATTGATGCGCACCTGTATGCTCCGGGCCTGAGGCCTTTGCCCTCTCGTGGCGGCCGAAGCCGCAGCATGGACCCCAAGCGCCCCCAAGCGCGCTACGGGAGGGAACCATGTGCATCACTTGCGCCTGCAACACTCCGGAGGACAACCACGGCGACCCGAAGAACATCACTCTGAGCCAGTTCCGGGAAGCCGCAAAGGCCACCGGGACGGACATGGATGGCCTCCTCCGGAACATCAACCAGGGCTTCCAGCGTTACGCCGGCGTAAGCCAGCCCGCCGGGTCATCGCCGCGGCAGCAGCGCTAGTCAGTCAGCGGTCCGCTCCAAGAGCACGACCGGGATTTCGCGCTCGGTCCGCTTCTGGTAGTCATCGTAGGCTGGCCAGATGGAGGTCATCAGGCGCCACAGCGCCGGTTTCTCGTCTGGCGTGGCAGTGCGCGCCCGGGCGCGGAACTTCTCGGCGCCGACCTGGACCATCACCTCAGGGCGAGCGCGGAGGTTCAGGTACCACTGCGGGTGCTTCGGAGCGCCTCCCTGCGAGGCGACGATGACGTAGCGATCGCCGTCCCGGCCGTAAATCAGGGCCGTGCGCCGCAGCTTGCCGGACCGGCGGCCGCGGGTCGTCAGCAGCAGGGTGCTGACGCCACGCCAGGTGTGGCCCTTCTCGCCGTCGGTCTCGACGTACTCGCGGACATGCTGCGCAACCCAGCCCGTCGGACTGTCCAGGACTTCTTCCTGTGTCATGCCCACTCCGAAGCAGTCATCTCGGCTTCGCGCCCTGACTGCGCGGGTGTCCTTCGATCGAGGCGCTTAGTGGTGGCCGCCCAGCGAGCCCTCGTCCGGCGGCGGCATTCGCCCGCCCCCCAACGCGACCTTGACCGCGTAGACGACGGTCAGGAAGGCCATTACGCCGACCACCAACGCGGCCGTGCCCAGGCCGACCTCCGTGGCGTCCGGGCTCCTGGCGGCCTCGCTCACGCCCGAAGGCGCGAGCAGCGCCGGCATTACGACGAGAAGGGCGAAGAGGACGCGCGCGGTCATCGACACCACCGAGACTGATTTGCCCCGCAGGACTGTCCCGATGTTAGCCCCTCGTCCGCTTAGGGAGTAGAGAGTTCGCGATAACCCTCGAGGTCCTCGCAAGCCACCAGGCGGCCGCCGCGCGTGTAGAGTCGCACGACGCGCGAGCTGAGGCTGGCTAGCACCTCGTAGCTGATCGTTTCCGAAAGAGCGGCGACCTCGTCCGCCCAGATCGACTCGGAGCCCTGCTCGCCGATGAGCGTGACCTCGTCCTCCACGGCCACGCCCGGGATGTCCGTGACGTCCAGCATGAGCATGTCCATGGCCACACGGCCAGCGAAGGGCGCCCGGCGTCCCTGGACGATGGCGAAGCCCCGGTTCGAGAGGATGCGATGGATGCCGTCGGCATAGCCGGCCATGATCGTCGCGATTACGCTGGGGCGCCTGGCCTGCCATGTGCGGGCGTAGCCGACGTACTCCCCCGGCTGCAGGCGCTGCACGCGGGCCACCCGCGTCCGCAGCTGGAGGACTGGAGACAGGGCCACTCCGCGGCTCACGAACTCGGAAGGGTAGTAACCGTAGACGCCAATCCCGGCCCGCACCATGCCGAGCCCGAGCTCCGGCAAGTCCAGGATGCCGCCGGTCGAGGAGAGGTGGTGGACCGGTATCCAGGGCAGCTTGTCCGCGGCGTCCCGGAAGGCGAAGTACTGGCGAAAGGTAAACTCCTTGTCGCCTTCGTCTACGGCAGCGAAGTGGGTGGAGAGACCTTCGACGACCACGCCCGGCAGCTCGCGGACCGCCTCGGCGAAGGCTACCGCTTCGGCGGGCAGAAGGCCGTAGCGGTTCAGGCCCGTTTCGACCTTGATGTGCACGATAGCTTCGCGGCCGGCGGCGACGGCGGCGTCCGAGAGCGCCCGGGCCGTCTCCATGGAGGCCACCGTGGCTCGCAGCGAGGCGGCGACAACCCGCGGCGCGATGCCGGGCGAGATGCTGCCGAGGACCAGGACGGGCGCGTCGATACCGTTGCGGCGCAATACCTCGCCTTCTTCGACGCCGATGACGCCCAGGCCCCAGGCGCCAGCAGCGAGGGCGGCTTTACCGACCGCAGTGGCGCCGTGCCCGTAGGCATTGCCCTTCACGACAGCCAGCAGGCGCGGCGCCGCCTCTCGAGCGATCAGCGCCCTCACGTTCGCTTCGATGCGGTCGAGGTCGATCTCGGCCCAGACCCGGAGGCCGGAGCGTAACGCCCACTCGCGGGCGCTCTCGATGGAGACTTCGGCGAAGCTCAGGGGACCAGCGCCCAGTCCGCCGGCAGGCGGTAAGGGAAGACCTCGGATGTCCACTCGTCGCCATCGAAGACGCGCGCCCGCCCCTCTCTCTTCACCTCGCGGTAGGTGTTTACCAGCTGGACGACACGCCGTTCGGGCAGGTTGAAGAGCACCGCGCCGGCTCCGACCGGCCGGAGGCTTGCCTCCCTGGTGACGTCGTCCACGACCCGGAAGACGGGCTGGTCATAGCGAGAGGAGAGGACGAGCGCGGTATGGATCGCCTCCCAGTGACCGTCGACATTGTGCTCGTCGAAGACAGCAAGGCCGCTCAGGACATACTCGCGCAGGGAGGCATAGAAAGGCGCCGTCAGGTCCAGGAGGTCTTCCAGCGTCTGAGGGTAAAAGCTGCAAGCCTTGACGAAGGCTGGAAGGGCGTCGCCGTGGGCGATAAAGCTGACGCCGCCGCGCCGGTCTATCACGGTATAGCGCATCAGATTCATTTGGCTTTGACCCCGCGGCAAGGCCGAGTGTAGCATTGGCTCGATCACCCTGTCAAAGACGACCCACCCCTTGACCCCCCGCCTCCTGACGCCCCTCGCGTTCCTCCTCATATGCGTTTCCGCCTGCGTCGAGACGGACCAGGACACCTCCGCGACGCCGGGCGCGGACGCCACGTCCAGCGCCGGGGCCTCTGCTACGCCCGGCGGCGACCCCTCCCCAACAGCGACGATCTCGCTGACGCCGCGGCCAAACGCTCCCCCGGCCGAGCCGGCGGCGGCTCACCGCCTGGAGGC
Above is a window of Dehalococcoidia bacterium DNA encoding:
- a CDS encoding radical SAM protein; amino-acid sequence: MAAFLVPPYEDGCRLTLRRLLNLYRVRWQYSRRSLKLRGYPLILTVEATNVCNLRCPACFTGAGEVGRTRSFLPMDQYRALLRELGPYAFRVEFYNWGEPLLNKDVFEMVREAKRYGASTVISTNFSVPFDAERAERLVEAGLDVLGVSLDGATQETYEKYRVRGDIRRVLENCRLVRDAKRRLGSVKPRLVWEYHVFEHNVHETEEAKRLAAELEMDISIDKGWVVGDDWDTESKFAYFVNPSARPCDFLWQRAIVQNDGGVAPCCGTFYKEDDFGSIWEGDGGNRRFREVWNNESFQTARRLFHRREGGEDARRLVCYDCPATIIWESYQKHIAAGKDPAAFQITYTTNDSFHYFFNRRPARSAPPIAEGDLLEVLPASR
- the alr gene encoding alanine racemase, which encodes MDIRGLPLPPAGGLGAGPLSFAEVSIESAREWALRSGLRVWAEIDLDRIEANVRALIAREAAPRLLAVVKGNAYGHGATAVGKAALAAGAWGLGVIGVEEGEVLRRNGIDAPVLVLGSISPGIAPRVVAASLRATVASMETARALSDAAVAAGREAIVHIKVETGLNRYGLLPAEAVAFAEAVRELPGVVVEGLSTHFAAVDEGDKEFTFRQYFAFRDAADKLPWIPVHHLSSTGGILDLPELGLGMVRAGIGVYGYYPSEFVSRGVALSPVLQLRTRVARVQRLQPGEYVGYARTWQARRPSVIATIMAGYADGIHRILSNRGFAIVQGRRAPFAGRVAMDMLMLDVTDIPGVAVEDEVTLIGEQGSESIWADEVAALSETISYEVLASLSSRVVRLYTRGGRLVACEDLEGYRELSTP
- a CDS encoding pyridoxamine 5'-phosphate oxidase family protein, translated to MLSWGGFEKQAPEIAARGKALLGCGVAFIATTAADGAPRVHPATPLINGGRLFVFVAKHTAKYPNLLRDSRYAMHAVLGDSDEEFLIHGRALPDDDPASEELAWEAARAIDMTSVNHRLFEFFIDYAHWALWEGLGTDDIRRVSKTWREGPS
- a CDS encoding PAS domain S-box protein, producing the protein MAEYDPGWLAGKVVQGTPDAVIAADGDGKVILWNSGAERIFGYTAAEAIGQSLDLIIPERLRKRHWDAYQASMASGTTKYGSDELLAVPAERKDGTRISIEFTITLLRDDAGRLIGPAAVIRDVTARWNEQNELRKRLRDLEAKLPAAVEGSAAAT
- a CDS encoding nitroreductase family deazaflavin-dependent oxidoreductase, which produces MTQEEVLDSPTGWVAQHVREYVETDGEKGHTWRGVSTLLLTTRGRRSGKLRRTALIYGRDGDRYVIVASQGGAPKHPQWYLNLRARPEVMVQVGAEKFRARARTATPDEKPALWRLMTSIWPAYDDYQKRTEREIPVVLLERTAD
- a CDS encoding TetR/AcrR family transcriptional regulator, with protein sequence MTQSLVRPGRRVERSAQIRADLLAAAERLLAQKGIDRTTISDITSEAGLGFGTFYNYFASKEDLYQELVRNALQMLVERIDTRCASTPDHYERLRVIAEEGADFAADHSDLFVLLTTNPDVHEATHEGVEELAASLKGWLRKGFADGVFQAVDPNIVVKAIIGMYAFVLRPLARDASRREEIKDALIRLIQGAVIGIHHQVPPAPGVKGAGQ